One stretch of Acholeplasma laidlawii PG-8A DNA includes these proteins:
- the pflB gene encoding formate C-acetyltransferase, which yields MAQSWKGFKSGNWEKAVDVADFIKQNYSEYTGDGTFLEGAVESSLSLNESFKDLLKLEKEKGGVIDLDTKVASTIISHAPGYIDKDIEKIVGLQTDAPLKRGFFPEGGINVAVKSVEAYGYKVEQETIDIYTNVRKTHNQGVFDAYTKEIRNARSSHIITGLPDGYGRGRIIGDYRRVPLYGVDALIKDKYAQQEELTFPMSEHKIRLREELSDQIKSLNELIQLGDMYGFDLRRPASDSKEAIQWLYLAYLAAVKEQNGAAMSLGRVDAFLDIYIERDLKAAKYSELEIQEFIDHFVMKLRMVRFARTPEYNQLFTGDPTWVTAVLGGMSNDGRSLVTKTAFRLLQTLYNLGTSAEPNLTVLWSNNLPEGFKNFTAKVSIDTSSIQYENDDTIRPLHGDDYGIACCVSPMAIGKEMQFFGARANIAKALLYALNGGRDEVSGKQVFEKSKMEVLKTDVLDYDVVMSRYEKTLEELAEVYVNALNIIHYMHDKYAYEKLEMALHDRDVKRLFATGIAGLSVVADSLSAIKYAKVHPIYDETSGLITDFETVGEFPCYGNDDDRVDDIAVDVLRKFMSYIRKNPTYRESHPTMSVLTITSNVVYGKNTGNTPDGRRYGEPFAPGANPMHGRDKSGALKSLMSVAKLPYEDAEDGISNTFTIIPKALGHSISAEGSIVHLVDDVQVNNLVSLLDGYFTSGGYHLNVNVFNRETLKAAYDNPELYPNLTIRVSGYAVNFSNLTNEQKLEVMKRTFHEGF from the coding sequence ATGGCTCAATCATGGAAAGGTTTTAAATCTGGTAACTGGGAAAAAGCAGTCGATGTTGCAGATTTCATAAAACAAAACTATTCAGAGTATACAGGAGACGGCACTTTTTTAGAAGGTGCAGTAGAAAGTTCTTTATCATTAAATGAATCTTTTAAAGATTTATTGAAACTTGAAAAAGAAAAAGGTGGCGTAATTGATTTAGATACAAAGGTTGCATCTACAATCATTAGCCATGCGCCAGGGTATATCGATAAAGATATCGAAAAAATTGTTGGTTTACAAACTGATGCACCATTAAAACGTGGATTCTTTCCTGAAGGTGGAATTAACGTTGCTGTAAAATCCGTTGAAGCTTATGGTTATAAAGTAGAACAAGAAACAATTGATATTTATACAAACGTTAGAAAAACACATAACCAAGGTGTATTTGATGCATATACTAAAGAAATTAGAAACGCTAGAAGTTCTCATATCATTACTGGTTTACCAGACGGATATGGTAGAGGACGTATTATTGGAGATTATAGAAGAGTACCTCTTTATGGTGTAGACGCTTTAATCAAAGATAAATATGCACAACAAGAAGAATTAACATTCCCAATGTCTGAGCACAAAATCCGTTTAAGAGAAGAATTATCTGATCAAATTAAATCATTAAATGAATTAATTCAATTAGGAGATATGTACGGATTTGACTTAAGAAGACCTGCAAGTGACTCAAAAGAAGCGATTCAATGGTTATACTTAGCTTATTTAGCAGCTGTTAAAGAACAAAACGGTGCGGCAATGAGTTTAGGTAGAGTCGATGCATTCTTAGATATCTATATCGAAAGAGACTTAAAAGCTGCAAAATATAGCGAATTAGAAATTCAAGAATTTATTGACCATTTCGTCATGAAATTAAGAATGGTACGTTTTGCTAGAACTCCAGAATATAACCAATTATTTACAGGAGATCCAACATGGGTTACTGCTGTATTAGGTGGTATGTCAAATGATGGTAGATCACTTGTTACAAAAACAGCATTCAGATTATTACAAACTTTATATAACCTAGGTACATCAGCAGAACCAAACCTGACTGTTTTATGGAGCAACAACCTTCCAGAAGGATTTAAAAACTTCACTGCGAAGGTAAGTATTGATACTTCAAGTATTCAATATGAAAATGATGATACAATTAGACCACTACATGGCGATGACTATGGTATCGCATGTTGCGTGTCACCAATGGCTATTGGTAAAGAAATGCAATTCTTTGGTGCACGTGCAAACATCGCTAAAGCATTATTATATGCATTAAATGGTGGACGTGACGAAGTAAGTGGCAAACAAGTATTTGAAAAATCTAAGATGGAAGTTTTAAAAACTGATGTATTAGATTATGATGTTGTGATGTCACGTTATGAAAAAACATTAGAAGAATTAGCTGAAGTTTATGTGAATGCTTTAAACATTATTCACTACATGCATGATAAATATGCATATGAAAAACTAGAAATGGCTTTACATGATCGTGATGTTAAGAGATTATTTGCAACTGGTATTGCAGGATTAAGCGTTGTTGCTGACTCATTATCAGCAATCAAATATGCAAAAGTACACCCAATCTATGATGAAACATCAGGATTAATTACTGACTTTGAAACTGTTGGTGAATTCCCATGTTATGGTAATGATGATGATAGAGTTGATGATATTGCTGTAGATGTATTACGTAAATTCATGAGCTATATTAGAAAGAACCCAACATACAGAGAATCACATCCAACAATGAGTGTTTTAACGATTACATCTAACGTTGTATACGGTAAAAACACAGGTAATACACCAGATGGTCGTCGTTATGGTGAACCATTTGCTCCAGGTGCTAACCCAATGCACGGTAGAGATAAATCAGGTGCATTAAAATCATTAATGTCTGTTGCTAAATTACCATATGAAGATGCAGAAGACGGTATTTCAAATACATTTACAATTATTCCAAAAGCATTAGGTCATTCGATAAGTGCTGAAGGTTCTATTGTTCACCTTGTAGATGATGTACAAGTAAATAACCTTGTATCCTTATTAGATGGATACTTCACATCTGGTGGATATCATTTAAACGTTAACGTGTTTAACAGAGAAACATTAAAAGCAGCTTATGACAACCCAGAATTATATCCAAACCTTACAATTAGAGTATCAGGTTATGCTGTAAACTTCTCAAATCTAACGAATGAACAAAAATTAGAAGTTATGAAGCGTACATTCCATGAAGGATTCTAA
- the pflA gene encoding pyruvate formate-lyase-activating protein yields the protein MKDSNLLEVVGNVHSIETFGAFDGPGLRYVLFLQGCPLRCKFCHNRDTWGTEDNKLMTVEEILNDYNKYRAFYKKGGLTVSGGEATLQIGFLTALFKEAKNRNIHTCLDTSAGTFSEARLPEFEELLKYTDLVLLDIKHIDDERHKWLTGASNKNILKFARLLSDKKIPTILRHILLPQINSQDVYLERLRTFIDSLDNFIGIDILPYHTKGIMKWDNMGIEYELKDTPEPTKEEVLRAEHILKDDYKYMKLN from the coding sequence ATGAAGGATTCTAATCTACTAGAAGTAGTAGGTAATGTACACTCAATAGAAACATTTGGTGCCTTTGATGGACCAGGACTTAGATATGTATTATTCTTACAAGGTTGTCCTTTAAGATGTAAATTCTGTCATAACAGAGACACTTGGGGCACAGAAGATAATAAGTTAATGACCGTAGAAGAGATATTAAACGACTATAATAAATATAGAGCATTCTATAAAAAAGGTGGTTTAACAGTATCAGGTGGCGAAGCTACCTTACAAATCGGGTTTTTAACTGCATTATTCAAAGAAGCTAAAAATAGAAATATACATACGTGTTTAGATACATCAGCAGGTACATTTAGTGAAGCAAGATTACCTGAGTTTGAAGAACTTCTCAAATACACAGATCTTGTGTTACTAGATATTAAACATATTGATGATGAACGTCACAAATGGTTAACCGGTGCAAGCAATAAAAACATATTAAAGTTTGCAAGACTGTTAAGTGATAAAAAAATACCTACGATATTAAGACATATACTCTTACCACAAATTAACTCGCAAGATGTTTACTTAGAAAGACTAAGAACATTCATTGACTCTTTAGATAACTTTATTGGTATTGACATTCTTCCTTATCATACTAAAGGTATTATGAAGTGGGATAACATGGGTATTGAATATGAACTTAAAGATACACCAGAACCTACTAAAGAAGAGGTTTTAAGAGCAGAGCATATACTTAAAGACGACTATAAGTATATGAAACTAAATTAG
- a CDS encoding Crp/Fnr family transcriptional regulator yields the protein MDIDWSDFMSHTHKDHDHTCLVTVPIFNHLELDELTKITELIKSKSFDKGELIFSYGEKSDTLYIVRSGQIKMYYLSENAKEHILRMLFPGDFIGELSIFLDEKNNAYAEAITPVEVCMIKKEDISKLMEIYPKIGLKIIGELTQRLKKSEKQASWIATEQVEKRILLYMLELYDSNEPLKPIELPMTKKDLASFLGTTPETLSRKLAYLEDLGMIHQLSNKQIKIVKMDLLLEFLNQM from the coding sequence ATGGATATAGATTGGAGTGATTTTATGTCTCATACACACAAAGATCATGACCATACATGCTTGGTCACGGTACCTATATTTAATCATCTAGAATTAGATGAACTAACAAAGATCACAGAACTTATCAAATCTAAATCATTTGATAAAGGTGAACTTATTTTTAGTTATGGTGAAAAATCAGACACCTTATATATTGTAAGAAGTGGACAAATTAAAATGTACTACTTATCTGAAAATGCTAAAGAACATATTTTAAGAATGTTATTTCCAGGAGACTTTATAGGTGAGTTAAGTATTTTCTTAGATGAAAAAAACAATGCTTATGCAGAAGCAATAACTCCAGTTGAAGTATGCATGATAAAAAAAGAAGACATCTCAAAGCTTATGGAGATATATCCTAAAATTGGTCTTAAAATTATTGGTGAATTAACCCAGAGATTAAAGAAATCAGAAAAACAAGCAAGTTGGATTGCTACAGAACAAGTAGAAAAAAGAATCCTGTTATATATGCTTGAACTGTATGATTCAAATGAGCCATTAAAGCCAATTGAACTTCCAATGACTAAAAAAGATTTAGCATCCTTTCTAGGTACTACACCAGAAACTTTAAGTAGAAAACTAGCTTACTTAGAAGATTTAGGTATGATACATCAATTAAGTAATAAACAAATTAAAATTGTTAAAATGGATTTACTATTAGAATTTTTAAATCAAATGTAA
- a CDS encoding YaaA family protein: protein MTIIFAPTKLFNPQAQTTENKTMFETVTMSIVEEIQKIDKANYKKHFNLSDNLVDTVYNYYHNFESNNRFTAFDYYLGESFKAFNFNQLDDIKRTYLNDNVYIIDALYGVIKPLDGIKPYRMDFTLKQSKSVWRDLINNYFSSKGAKQILSLASKEFSALIDKSKFELYEVSFIDCKEDVCKKISVFNKQMRGKLLRYIVDHEINDISGLPKIILGYHLTVVDKEINYIKSV, encoded by the coding sequence ATGACAATTATTTTTGCCCCTACAAAACTATTTAACCCACAGGCCCAAACCACAGAAAATAAAACAATGTTTGAAACAGTTACTATGTCCATTGTAGAAGAAATTCAAAAGATAGATAAAGCTAATTATAAAAAGCACTTTAATTTAAGTGATAACTTAGTGGATACTGTATATAATTACTATCATAATTTTGAATCAAATAATAGATTCACTGCATTTGATTATTATTTAGGTGAATCATTTAAGGCATTTAACTTTAATCAACTAGATGATATAAAGCGTACATATCTAAACGATAATGTGTATATTATTGATGCATTATATGGTGTTATAAAGCCGTTAGATGGTATTAAACCATATAGGATGGACTTCACACTAAAACAATCTAAATCGGTTTGGCGAGATTTGATTAATAATTATTTTTCAAGTAAAGGTGCTAAACAGATACTAAGTCTGGCCTCAAAAGAGTTTAGTGCATTAATTGATAAATCAAAGTTTGAGTTATATGAAGTATCTTTTATAGACTGCAAAGAAGATGTTTGTAAGAAGATCAGTGTGTTTAATAAACAGATGAGAGGTAAGTTATTGAGATATATTGTTGATCATGAAATCAATGATATTTCTGGTTTACCAAAGATCATTTTAGGATATCACTTAACGGTTGTGGATAAAGAAATAAACTATATTAAAAGTGTTTAA
- a CDS encoding formate--tetrahydrofolate ligase gives MNTYNYLIDELHILDDEIISYGKDKFKIELSLQERLKDKAPGKLILVTSINPTSSGEGKTTLSIGLAQGFKKNGKDVMLALREPSMGPVFGMKGGATGGGVSILEPSLDIDLHFNGDIHALTSANNLLSAIIDNHMYFGNELNIKDVYWQRALDVNDRSLREVKTKARDDKFTITAASEMMAILALARDFKDLKERLNNILIGTDKDGKDLFVSDLKCADSLALLLKDAIKPNLVFAKEMVPALVHAGPFANIAHGCNSVIATNTALKLADYVITEAGFGADLGMEKFLHIKQPHLYTKASVVVVVATIKALKLHGGVTESNLDEPNIEALSKGLENIEKHLENIKLFGLNSVVALNKFDTDSEEELQFLKNWARINHLNYGISEGYSKGGEGTKDLAKLVEKVAYEPSKFKRIYSNEENHEYKIRKIAENIYGAKDVIFSQQAKKKLNQYKHLEIPICIAKTPLSLSGDPKLKGRPRDFVLEISDIKVSLGANLLVVLTKGINTMPGLNNRPRALDFKLDDKGELI, from the coding sequence ATGAATACATATAATTACCTAATTGATGAATTACATATCTTAGATGATGAAATCATATCCTATGGTAAGGATAAGTTTAAAATAGAGTTAAGTTTACAAGAAAGATTAAAGGATAAAGCACCTGGTAAACTTATTCTTGTAACATCGATTAACCCTACATCTAGTGGTGAAGGTAAAACAACACTTTCCATTGGTTTAGCCCAAGGGTTTAAGAAAAATGGTAAAGATGTTATGTTAGCACTTAGAGAACCATCCATGGGTCCTGTTTTTGGTATGAAGGGTGGTGCTACTGGTGGAGGTGTTTCTATTTTAGAACCTTCATTAGATATCGACCTTCACTTTAATGGTGACATACATGCACTCACATCAGCGAATAATCTTTTATCAGCAATCATTGATAATCATATGTACTTTGGTAATGAATTAAATATTAAAGATGTTTACTGGCAACGCGCACTAGATGTTAATGATCGTAGCTTAAGAGAAGTTAAGACAAAAGCTAGAGATGATAAATTTACCATTACAGCAGCAAGTGAAATGATGGCGATTTTGGCACTAGCAAGGGATTTTAAAGACTTAAAAGAAAGATTAAATAATATCTTAATAGGTACCGATAAAGATGGAAAAGATTTATTTGTAAGTGACTTAAAGTGTGCGGATAGTTTAGCATTACTACTAAAGGATGCTATTAAGCCAAATTTAGTATTTGCTAAAGAAATGGTACCAGCACTTGTTCATGCTGGACCATTTGCAAATATAGCACATGGATGTAATAGCGTTATAGCAACAAATACTGCTTTAAAGTTAGCTGATTATGTCATCACAGAAGCTGGTTTTGGTGCAGATTTAGGTATGGAAAAGTTTTTACATATTAAGCAACCACATTTATACACAAAGGCTAGTGTAGTGGTTGTAGTTGCAACTATTAAAGCGCTTAAACTACATGGTGGTGTTACAGAATCTAATTTAGATGAACCTAATATTGAGGCACTTTCTAAGGGATTAGAAAACATTGAAAAACACTTAGAAAATATTAAACTGTTTGGTTTAAACAGTGTTGTAGCACTTAATAAGTTTGATACTGATTCAGAAGAGGAATTACAATTCTTAAAAAACTGGGCAAGAATCAATCACCTAAATTATGGTATTTCAGAAGGGTATAGTAAGGGTGGTGAAGGTACCAAAGACTTAGCTAAGTTAGTTGAAAAAGTGGCATACGAACCATCTAAATTTAAGAGAATTTATTCTAATGAAGAAAATCATGAATATAAGATCAGAAAAATAGCGGAAAATATTTATGGGGCAAAGGATGTGATTTTCTCTCAACAAGCAAAGAAGAAACTAAACCAATATAAACATTTAGAAATTCCTATTTGCATTGCTAAAACACCACTTTCTTTATCTGGAGATCCTAAATTAAAGGGTAGACCAAGAGATTTTGTTTTAGAGATTAGCGACATTAAAGTGTCTTTAGGTGCGAACCTTTTAGTAGTGCTTACAAAAGGGATTAATACGATGCCTGGTTTAAATAATCGTCCACGGGCACTGGATTTTAAGTTGGATGATAAAGGAGAACTTATATAA
- a CDS encoding bifunctional 5,10-methylenetetrahydrofolate dehydrogenase/5,10-methenyltetrahydrofolate cyclohydrolase, translating to MLLDGRKTADILNEALRVKVQYLTKKPKLEIILIGNDEASKSYVKGKLNTASNLGMEVHINYLDEAIDQLSVEALIQKLNTDKGVHGILLQLPIPKHLDSDYLISLIDYKKDVDGFHTMNQGLLFQKKDGIRPATPLGIMMLLDFYNIPIEGKHVVIIGRSQIVGAPLSKMFLDRNATVTITHSKTKNLPSITKQADILVAAIGKPKFVTKDMVKVGAVVVDVGINRVDKKLVGDVDFEHVEPIASYITPVPKGVGPMTICALAHNLYALYLKQEKE from the coding sequence ATGTTATTAGATGGAAGAAAAACAGCAGATATACTTAATGAAGCACTTCGTGTTAAAGTTCAATATTTAACTAAAAAGCCTAAATTAGAAATCATTTTAATTGGTAATGACGAGGCAAGCAAAAGTTATGTTAAAGGAAAGCTTAATACGGCCTCTAATTTAGGTATGGAAGTTCATATAAATTATCTAGATGAAGCAATTGATCAATTAAGTGTAGAAGCTTTAATACAAAAGTTAAACACAGATAAAGGTGTTCATGGTATATTACTTCAATTACCTATTCCTAAACACTTGGATTCAGATTATCTTATATCTTTAATAGATTATAAAAAAGATGTTGATGGATTTCATACAATGAATCAAGGTTTACTATTTCAAAAAAAGGACGGTATTAGACCTGCTACACCGCTAGGTATAATGATGTTACTAGATTTTTATAACATTCCAATTGAAGGTAAACATGTGGTTATTATTGGTAGAAGTCAAATCGTTGGTGCACCACTATCCAAAATGTTTTTAGATCGTAATGCGACAGTAACGATTACACACTCTAAAACTAAAAATCTTCCATCCATCACCAAACAAGCAGATATACTGGTAGCTGCAATTGGTAAACCTAAATTTGTTACTAAAGATATGGTCAAAGTAGGTGCTGTTGTCGTTGATGTTGGGATTAACCGAGTAGATAAAAAATTAGTAGGAGACGTCGACTTTGAACATGTAGAGCCGATTGCTTCATATATTACACCTGTACCTAAAGGTGTTGGTCCCATGACAATTTGTGCACTGGCACATAATTTATATGCCCTGTATCTTAAACAGGAGAAAGAATAG
- a CDS encoding glycerophosphodiester phosphodiesterase family protein, protein MKILLKVVKWTLITVLSFILVLAVLNIVPFSLSKAKNENHFRKTTDYPMVIPHGGAKLLAPENTIWAYDMLINEFQADVLEIDLALTKDNILIAHHDLDLEFSSESDMNGTLIRTHNYQDILAEYESDNYYLARRFTYPSDYAYDPVKGIKPFENETDEAILSKLVPAKL, encoded by the coding sequence ATGAAAATATTACTAAAAGTTGTTAAATGGACACTTATTACAGTTTTAAGTTTTATCTTAGTGCTTGCTGTACTTAATATCGTACCATTTAGTTTATCTAAAGCTAAAAACGAAAACCACTTTAGAAAAACCACAGATTATCCTATGGTCATTCCTCATGGTGGAGCTAAACTATTAGCACCAGAAAACACCATATGGGCATATGATATGTTAATTAATGAATTTCAAGCAGATGTCTTAGAAATAGACTTAGCACTAACAAAAGATAATATCTTAATTGCACATCACGATCTTGATTTAGAGTTTTCTAGTGAGTCTGATATGAATGGTACACTGATAAGAACCCATAACTACCAAGATATCTTAGCTGAATATGAGAGTGATAATTACTATTTAGCTAGAAGATTTACGTACCCTAGTGATTATGCATATGATCCTGTTAAAGGTATCAAACCATTTGAAAATGAAACAGATGAAGCTATACTATCTAAATTAGTACCTGCTAAGTTATAA
- a CDS encoding glycerophosphodiester phosphodiesterase family protein, with protein MFAVYSAFFIDFFWTVKSEVLILPTPSSMSITGSTANLLDMLPGFIRNNIAIKGDDDIYRANLMGKEIINDAHRKNMAVLYWTVNSKEEMRLLIKNGADGIITDRPDLLIEVINELEAEA; from the coding sequence ATGTTTGCAGTATATAGTGCATTCTTTATCGATTTCTTTTGGACAGTTAAATCAGAGGTGTTAATCCTTCCGACACCATCATCTATGTCTATTACAGGATCAACAGCAAACCTTTTAGATATGCTACCTGGTTTTATTAGAAATAATATTGCAATTAAGGGTGATGATGATATCTACCGTGCAAACCTTATGGGTAAAGAAATTATTAATGATGCACATAGAAAAAATATGGCTGTCTTATACTGGACAGTAAACTCTAAAGAAGAGATGAGACTCCTAATTAAAAACGGTGCAGATGGTATCATTACAGATAGACCTGATTTATTAATTGAGGTCATTAATGAATTAGAAGCAGAAGCGTAA
- a CDS encoding LacI family DNA-binding transcriptional regulator encodes MVKLKDIADVAGVSIGTVSKALSNSHEISIKVTKKIHKIAREMGYIANSQARSLKTNRSYNIGVVYIDKSKAGLKHEYFSTMLSSIQETLRIKGYDFTFISNLVGTTKHTLLSHARYRRCDGVIIATADYDDPEIHQLMASDMKVVTIDHDFPNRTAIMSDNNIGLGKIVDYIYKLGHTKIAFIHGEMTQVTKDRLESFKTACQRLNIDIPQAYIKQADYHLPKQSGIATRELLSLDEKPTCIIYPDDYSFMGGMTEIEKHGLSIPNDISVVGYDGIYLSRILRPTLTTYVQNSEEIGKQAALKLINHIENPKEFISERITITGKLQKGHTVKDIKNTF; translated from the coding sequence ATGGTGAAGTTAAAGGATATTGCTGATGTGGCTGGTGTAAGTATTGGTACAGTGAGTAAAGCCTTAAGCAATAGTCATGAAATCAGTATTAAAGTCACAAAGAAAATACATAAGATTGCCAGAGAAATGGGATATATCGCAAACTCTCAAGCTAGGAGTTTAAAAACAAATAGATCCTATAATATCGGTGTTGTATATATTGATAAATCTAAAGCAGGTTTAAAGCATGAGTATTTTTCAACTATGCTAAGTAGTATACAAGAAACCTTACGTATCAAAGGATATGACTTTACCTTCATCTCTAATTTGGTTGGTACAACAAAGCATACCTTATTAAGTCATGCACGCTACCGAAGATGTGATGGTGTCATTATTGCTACTGCAGACTATGATGATCCTGAAATTCATCAACTTATGGCATCAGACATGAAGGTTGTTACAATTGATCATGATTTTCCAAATAGAACAGCTATCATGTCGGATAATAATATTGGTTTAGGAAAGATTGTGGATTATATATATAAATTAGGTCACACCAAAATTGCATTTATACATGGTGAAATGACCCAAGTTACGAAAGATAGATTAGAATCTTTTAAAACAGCATGTCAAAGACTAAATATCGATATACCACAAGCATATATTAAACAAGCAGATTATCATTTACCAAAACAAAGTGGTATAGCAACCAGGGAATTACTTAGTTTAGATGAAAAACCAACATGTATCATATATCCTGATGATTACTCATTTATGGGCGGGATGACTGAAATAGAAAAACATGGATTAAGCATACCGAATGATATTTCAGTTGTTGGATATGACGGGATTTATCTATCTAGAATACTTAGACCAACGCTAACAACTTATGTTCAAAATAGCGAAGAGATTGGTAAACAAGCAGCATTAAAGCTTATCAATCATATAGAAAATCCCAAAGAGTTTATTTCTGAAAGAATAACAATTACTGGAAAACTTCAAAAGGGTCATACAGTTAAAGATATTAAAAACACTTTTTAA
- a CDS encoding ABC transporter substrate-binding protein has product MFKKLFVGLLVLLAAIGLVACDNGSGGVEAKEEGSTLVIRVWNDEFIGRFRNFYPGFVKTNSDGTDLLDDGTIVKWIQVANDNNAYQIALDAALANQNSAAANDKVDIFLIEADYATKYANDRYALDIHGDLKIKESVVADMYQYTKDIVTDDKGILRAVSWQATPGLFAYRADIAREVLGTDVPAEVQAKIDTWAKFDTVAAQMKAKSYSMLSGYDDAFRAYSNNTSAKWVNDKNEVVVDQQILNWIKQTKNYSTNGYNNGNGLWSDGWQSDQGSTGNVFGFFYSTWGINFTLLGNSLDDADAPKEVGNGLFGEYRVVQGPASYYWGGTWIVGAKGTDNPTLVKDIMIKMTANPAIAESITREVEDYTNNKTAMTKIANDATYGSAFLGGQNHIALFTSAAQKIDMSNASPYDQGLNEGIQTAMKDYFAGTSTFDQAWTRFKEIVGEKYPELKFPTTPAEPK; this is encoded by the coding sequence ATGTTTAAAAAGTTATTTGTAGGGTTACTTGTATTACTTGCAGCTATTGGGTTAGTTGCTTGTGACAATGGATCAGGTGGTGTAGAGGCAAAAGAAGAAGGTTCTACACTAGTTATTCGAGTTTGGAACGATGAGTTTATCGGTCGTTTCAGAAATTTCTATCCAGGCTTTGTTAAGACAAACTCTGATGGAACAGATCTCTTAGATGATGGAACAATCGTCAAATGGATACAAGTTGCAAATGATAACAACGCGTATCAAATCGCATTAGATGCTGCACTGGCAAACCAAAATTCAGCAGCAGCTAATGATAAAGTGGATATCTTCTTAATTGAAGCGGATTACGCTACAAAATATGCAAACGATCGTTATGCATTAGATATTCATGGTGATTTAAAAATTAAAGAATCAGTTGTTGCAGATATGTATCAATATACTAAGGATATCGTTACAGATGATAAGGGTATATTAAGAGCAGTATCATGGCAAGCAACACCAGGCTTATTTGCTTATAGAGCAGATATTGCAAGAGAAGTACTAGGTACTGACGTACCAGCAGAAGTACAAGCTAAAATTGATACTTGGGCTAAATTTGACACAGTTGCAGCACAAATGAAAGCTAAGAGTTATAGTATGTTATCTGGTTATGATGATGCATTTAGAGCATATTCAAATAATACATCGGCTAAATGGGTCAATGATAAAAATGAAGTAGTCGTAGACCAACAAATCTTAAACTGGATTAAACAAACTAAAAACTATTCAACAAATGGATATAACAATGGTAATGGACTATGGAGTGATGGATGGCAAAGTGACCAAGGATCAACAGGCAATGTATTTGGATTCTTTTACTCAACATGGGGTATTAACTTTACGCTATTAGGTAACTCACTAGATGATGCTGATGCACCTAAAGAAGTAGGTAATGGATTATTTGGTGAGTACCGTGTTGTTCAAGGTCCTGCAAGTTACTATTGGGGTGGTACTTGGATAGTGGGTGCTAAAGGTACAGACAATCCAACACTTGTTAAAGACATTATGATCAAGATGACTGCAAACCCAGCAATTGCAGAATCTATTACAAGAGAAGTTGAAGACTACACAAACAATAAAACAGCTATGACTAAAATAGCAAACGATGCAACATATGGTTCAGCATTCTTAGGTGGACAAAACCATATCGCTTTATTTACGTCAGCTGCCCAAAAAATCGATATGAGTAATGCATCACCTTATGACCAAGGGTTAAATGAAGGTATTCAAACTGCAATGAAAGACTACTTTGCAGGCACATCAACATTTGATCAAGCATGGACAAGATTTAAAGAAATCGTTGGTGAAAAATATCCAGAATTAAAATTCCCAACAACACCGGCAGAACCAAAATAA